The Macrobrachium rosenbergii isolate ZJJX-2024 chromosome 56, ASM4041242v1, whole genome shotgun sequence genome includes a region encoding these proteins:
- the LOC136836190 gene encoding cerebellar degeneration-related antigen 1-like — protein sequence MEFEASCRRSVTEDVEFVDITEDVEFVDVMEDVEFEDVMEDVEFVDVMEDVEFVDVMEDVEFVDVMENVEFVDVMEDVEFVKVTEDVEFEDVTEDVEFDDIMEDGFEDVTEDGFEDVTEDVEDVEFIFCLLVLGNWIRPIGLGKSVSWDVEIGFVP from the coding sequence atggaatttgaggcGTCATGTAGGAGGAGCGTCACAGAGGATGTGGAATTTGTGGAcatcacggaggacgtggaatttgtggacgtcatggaggacgtggaatttgaggacgtcatggAGGACGTGGAGTTTGTGGATGTcatggaggacgtggaatttgtggacgtcatggaggacgtggaatttgtggacGTCATGGAAAATGTGGAGTTTGTGGATGTCATGGAGGATGTGGAATTTGTGAAGGTCAcggaggatgtggaatttgaggacgttaCAGAGGATGTGGAATTTGATGACATCATGGAGGACGGgtttgaggacgtcacggaggacgggtttgaggacgtcacggaggatgtggaagacgtggaatttatattttgtctcttagtacttggaaattggattcgtcCCATAGGACTAGGAAAGTCCGTCTCATGGGatgtggaaattggatttgtcccatag